One stretch of Amycolatopsis sp. NBC_00345 DNA includes these proteins:
- a CDS encoding MlaE family ABC transporter permease, whose protein sequence is MTAEPIDATPAPPAPPVSDRTLEIIARPGASLEGLGRQLSFYGRALAWSPRTIRRYGRETTRLLTEVCFGTGGLAVIGGTLGVMIGMTLFTGLIVGLQGYSALNQLGTAALTGFISAYFNTREVAPLSAGLALSATVGCGFTAQLGAMRISEEIDALEVMAVPSLPYLVTTRVLAGVTAVIPLYAVGLLSSYLASRQITIWLYGQSAGTYDHYFTLFLPAEDVLWSFAKVIVFSVLVILSHCYYGYTAEGGPAGVGVAVGRAVRTSIVLISVLDFFLSLAIWGANTTVRISG, encoded by the coding sequence ATGACCGCCGAACCGATCGACGCGACCCCAGCGCCGCCAGCGCCCCCGGTGTCCGACCGGACGCTGGAGATCATCGCGCGCCCCGGTGCCAGCCTGGAAGGACTGGGCCGGCAGCTTTCCTTCTACGGCCGCGCGCTCGCCTGGTCCCCGCGCACGATCCGCCGCTACGGCCGCGAGACCACCCGGCTGCTGACCGAAGTCTGCTTCGGCACCGGCGGGCTCGCGGTGATCGGCGGGACGCTCGGCGTGATGATCGGCATGACGCTGTTCACCGGGCTCATCGTCGGCCTGCAGGGCTATTCGGCGCTGAACCAGCTCGGCACCGCCGCGCTCACCGGCTTCATTTCGGCCTACTTCAACACCCGCGAGGTCGCGCCGCTCTCGGCCGGGCTCGCGCTTTCGGCCACGGTCGGCTGCGGTTTCACCGCGCAGCTCGGCGCGATGCGGATCTCCGAGGAGATCGACGCGCTCGAGGTGATGGCCGTGCCGAGCCTGCCGTACCTGGTCACCACACGGGTGCTGGCCGGTGTCACTGCGGTGATCCCGTTGTACGCGGTGGGCCTGCTGTCCTCGTACCTCGCTTCGCGGCAGATCACCATCTGGCTCTACGGCCAGTCCGCCGGCACCTACGACCACTACTTCACGCTGTTCTTGCCGGCGGAGGACGTGCTCTGGTCGTTCGCCAAGGTGATCGTGTTCAGCGTGCTGGTGATCCTGTCCCATTGCTATTACGGCTACACCGCGGAGGGCGGCCCCGCGGGGGTCGGCGTCGCGGTGGGCCGCGCGGTGCGGACGTCGATCGTGCTGATCTCGGTGCTCGACTTCTTCCTCAGCCTGGCGATCTGGGGCGCCAACACCACGGTGAGGATCTCCGGATGA
- a CDS encoding 3-oxoacyl-ACP reductase: MSLDTRVAIVTGAGAGLGRAEALALAREGAAVVVNDVSGAEAVVDEIEAGGGKALAVAGDVSESATADALLAAAVDHFGSLDILVNNAGVLRDRMLFSMADEEWDKVISVHLRGHFLLSRHAARYWRDKSKADGGPVYGRLVNTASEAFLIGSPGQPNYAAAKAGIAALTVSAARGLAKYGVCANAICPRARTAMTADVFGDAPGEGVDPLSVEHVAPFVAFLASPAAEKVNGQVFVVHGGMVALLRPPSVEQRFDTVNGVWTTGELADSVGAHFAERDPERMFAATEILALP; the protein is encoded by the coding sequence TTGAGCCTCGACACACGCGTGGCCATCGTTACGGGCGCCGGCGCGGGACTCGGCCGGGCGGAGGCACTGGCGCTGGCCCGTGAAGGCGCGGCCGTGGTGGTCAACGACGTCAGCGGCGCCGAAGCCGTCGTCGACGAGATCGAGGCCGGCGGTGGGAAGGCGCTCGCGGTGGCGGGCGACGTCTCCGAGTCCGCGACCGCCGACGCGCTGCTGGCCGCCGCCGTGGACCACTTCGGCAGCCTCGACATCCTGGTCAACAACGCGGGTGTGCTGCGCGACCGGATGCTCTTCTCGATGGCCGACGAGGAGTGGGACAAGGTCATCTCCGTGCACCTGCGCGGTCACTTTCTGTTGTCCCGGCACGCCGCGCGGTACTGGCGCGACAAGTCCAAGGCCGACGGGGGACCGGTTTACGGGCGGCTGGTGAACACCGCCTCGGAGGCGTTCCTCATCGGCTCGCCCGGCCAGCCCAACTACGCCGCCGCGAAGGCCGGGATCGCCGCGCTCACCGTCTCGGCCGCGCGCGGGCTCGCGAAGTACGGCGTGTGCGCGAACGCGATCTGCCCCCGTGCGCGCACGGCGATGACGGCCGACGTCTTCGGCGACGCGCCGGGGGAGGGTGTCGACCCGTTGTCGGTCGAGCACGTCGCGCCGTTCGTCGCGTTTCTCGCTTCGCCGGCGGCGGAGAAGGTGAACGGCCAGGTGTTCGTGGTGCACGGCGGCATGGTCGCGCTGCTGCGCCCGCCTTCGGTCGAGCAGCGGTTCGACACCGTGAACGGGGTCTGGACCACCGGCGAGCTGGCGGACAGCGTCGGCGCCCACTTCGCCGAGCGTGACCCGGAACGGATGTTCGCCGCCACGGAAATCCTCGCCCTGCCCTGA
- a CDS encoding acyl-CoA dehydrogenase family protein produces the protein MRIDHTEAQRALAGELREYFAELMTPARRESLSAGGGEYGDGLAYKEIVRRLGKDGWLALGWPREYGGQDRPMLEQLVFTDEAAVAGVPVPFLTVNTIGPTIMRFGTPDQKAFYLPKIAAGELHFSIGYSEPEAGTDLASLRTRAERDGDEYVVTGQKMWTSLIEYADYVWLAVRTDPDTRKHKGLSMLIVPTSAPGFSWTKVHTVAGPGTSATYYDGVRVPVTSRVADENAGWPLITNQLNHERVALTSAAPIRAALHDVLAWARSAVSADGRPLLESEWVRLHLARVHAHAEYLKLRNWQIAWAAAAKELGPAEASATKVFGTEFAIEGYRLLMEVLGAGAVVREGSPGALLAGRIERLHRSALILTFGGGTNEVQRDIVAAAALGQPVTR, from the coding sequence ATGCGGATCGACCACACCGAAGCCCAGCGGGCGCTGGCCGGCGAGCTGCGCGAGTACTTCGCGGAGCTGATGACGCCGGCGCGCCGCGAGAGCCTGTCCGCCGGCGGCGGCGAGTACGGGGATGGCCTGGCGTACAAGGAGATTGTCCGCCGGTTGGGCAAGGACGGCTGGCTCGCGCTCGGCTGGCCGCGCGAGTACGGCGGCCAGGACCGGCCCATGCTCGAACAGCTGGTGTTCACCGACGAAGCGGCCGTCGCGGGGGTGCCCGTGCCGTTCCTGACGGTGAACACGATCGGCCCCACGATCATGCGGTTCGGCACCCCGGACCAGAAGGCGTTCTACCTGCCGAAGATCGCCGCCGGGGAGCTGCACTTCTCGATCGGCTACTCCGAGCCGGAGGCGGGCACGGACCTCGCGTCGCTGCGCACGCGCGCCGAACGCGACGGCGACGAGTACGTGGTCACCGGGCAGAAGATGTGGACCAGCCTGATCGAGTACGCCGACTACGTCTGGCTCGCCGTGCGCACGGACCCGGACACGCGCAAGCACAAGGGCCTGTCGATGCTGATCGTGCCGACGTCCGCGCCCGGCTTCTCCTGGACGAAGGTGCACACCGTCGCCGGCCCCGGCACGAGCGCGACCTACTACGACGGCGTGCGCGTGCCCGTCACCTCGCGGGTCGCCGACGAGAACGCCGGCTGGCCGCTGATCACCAACCAGCTCAACCACGAGCGCGTCGCCCTGACCTCGGCCGCGCCCATCCGCGCCGCGCTGCACGACGTGCTGGCGTGGGCCCGGTCCGCCGTCTCCGCCGACGGCCGCCCGTTGCTGGAGTCGGAATGGGTGCGGCTGCACCTGGCGCGGGTGCACGCCCACGCCGAGTACCTGAAGCTGCGCAACTGGCAGATCGCCTGGGCCGCCGCCGCGAAGGAGCTGGGGCCGGCCGAGGCGTCGGCGACGAAGGTGTTCGGCACCGAGTTCGCGATCGAGGGCTACCGGCTGCTGATGGAAGTGCTCGGCGCGGGCGCCGTCGTCCGCGAGGGCTCGCCCGGCGCGCTGCTCGCCGGCCGCATCGAGCGACTCCACCGCTCCGCTCTGATCCTCACCTTCGGCGGCGGCACGAACGAGGTGCAGCGCGACATCGTCGCGGCGGCCGCGCTCGGCCAGCCCGTGACCCGTTAG
- a CDS encoding ferredoxin → MEVGVDRSLCEANAVCIGFAPEVFDLDDDEELVIATGAVPESQVERVSQAVTGCPKNALFVAR, encoded by the coding sequence ATGGAGGTCGGCGTCGACCGCTCGCTGTGCGAGGCGAACGCGGTCTGCATCGGGTTCGCGCCGGAGGTCTTCGACCTCGACGACGACGAGGAGCTGGTCATCGCCACTGGCGCGGTGCCCGAAAGTCAAGTAGAACGTGTTTCGCAAGCGGTGACCGGTTGCCCGAAGAATGCCCTGTTCGTGGCCCGTTGA
- a CDS encoding MlaE family ABC transporter permease, whose protein sequence is MGESGSITLPGTAALTQVGRLATLSWEVLRAIFRRPFQFREWIQQCWFFASVTILPTALVAIPFGAVIALQLGSLTAQIGAQSFTGAASALAIVQQASPLITALLVAGAGGSAVCADIGARKIREEIDAMEVLGVNPIQRIVVPRVLAAIVVAVLLNGLVSVVGVLGGYFFNVVLQGGTPGAYLASFNALAQVPDLWVSEIKAFLYGFVAGVVAAYRGLNPAGGPKGVGDAVNQAVVITFLLLFLINVVLTAIYLKIVPPKAL, encoded by the coding sequence GTGGGCGAGAGCGGCTCGATCACCCTCCCGGGCACCGCGGCGCTGACCCAGGTCGGCCGGCTCGCCACGCTGTCCTGGGAGGTGCTGCGGGCGATCTTCCGGCGTCCGTTCCAGTTTCGCGAATGGATCCAGCAGTGCTGGTTCTTCGCCAGCGTCACGATCCTGCCGACGGCGCTGGTCGCCATCCCGTTCGGGGCCGTGATCGCGCTCCAGCTCGGTTCGCTGACCGCGCAGATCGGCGCGCAGTCGTTCACCGGCGCGGCCAGCGCGCTCGCCATCGTGCAGCAGGCGAGCCCGCTGATCACGGCGCTGCTGGTGGCCGGCGCGGGCGGGAGCGCGGTCTGTGCCGACATCGGCGCGCGCAAGATCCGCGAAGAGATCGACGCGATGGAAGTGCTCGGGGTCAACCCGATCCAGCGCATCGTCGTGCCGCGGGTGCTCGCCGCGATCGTGGTGGCGGTGCTGCTCAACGGCCTGGTCAGCGTGGTCGGCGTGCTCGGCGGCTACTTCTTCAACGTGGTGCTGCAGGGCGGCACCCCCGGCGCGTACCTGGCCAGCTTCAACGCGCTGGCCCAGGTGCCCGACCTGTGGGTCAGCGAGATCAAGGCGTTCCTCTACGGCTTCGTCGCCGGGGTGGTGGCCGCCTACCGCGGGCTGAACCCGGCGGGCGGGCCGAAGGGCGTGGGCGACGCGGTGAACCAGGCCGTGGTGATCACGTTCCTGTTGCTGTTCCTCATCAACGTCGTGCTGACCGCGATCTACCTCAAGATCGTGCCGCCGAAGGCGCTGTAG
- a CDS encoding MCE family protein: MSTRRAVVKRLKHQLLGLIFLVVAALFFATTIALYQKVFTPVTLVKLETDHVGSQLRTGGDVKVRGLLVGEIRSVQSKGDHAELELALQPDKIDVIPANVSARLLPKTLFGERYVALQLPDKPGPHIAAGDVIPQDRSSTAIEMEQVLDDVMPLLQAVQPEKLASTLTAVSTALDGRGKELGQTLTQVSDYLGKLNPSLPDLKADITGLANVSDIYDKAAPDLLDALADLTTTSRTVVEKQQGLSDLYATVTNASADLTSFLEVNKDNLIRLTTAVQPTLDVLAEYAPEYPCLLRQLAESVPRAELAFGKGTAHPEVSRVTIEFSASRGKYLPGVDEPKYDDKRGPRCYPEVPKPGHWPQYPPDGAIQDGSSKPPPPHVPDETLPGEITSGAIPSGSGGSGGAPAAPSVVGSTDEDNLINLLASPALGTSPDQVPGWASLLVGPLYRGAEVELK, from the coding sequence ATGAGCACGCGGCGCGCGGTGGTGAAACGCCTCAAGCACCAGTTGCTGGGGCTGATCTTCCTTGTGGTCGCGGCGCTGTTCTTCGCCACCACGATCGCGCTCTACCAGAAGGTGTTCACCCCGGTCACGCTGGTGAAGCTGGAAACCGACCACGTCGGCAGCCAGCTGCGCACGGGCGGCGACGTGAAGGTGCGCGGGCTGCTCGTCGGCGAGATCCGTTCGGTGCAGTCGAAAGGTGACCACGCGGAGCTGGAACTGGCGCTGCAGCCGGACAAGATCGACGTGATCCCGGCCAACGTCTCGGCGCGGCTGCTGCCGAAGACGCTGTTCGGCGAGCGCTACGTCGCGCTCCAGCTGCCGGACAAGCCGGGCCCGCACATCGCAGCGGGCGACGTGATCCCGCAGGACCGCAGCAGCACCGCGATCGAGATGGAGCAGGTGCTCGACGACGTCATGCCGCTGCTGCAGGCGGTACAGCCGGAGAAGCTGGCGAGCACGCTCACCGCCGTGTCGACCGCGCTGGACGGCCGGGGCAAGGAACTCGGGCAGACGCTCACGCAGGTCTCGGACTACCTCGGCAAGCTCAACCCCTCGCTGCCCGACCTCAAGGCCGACATCACCGGGCTGGCGAACGTCTCGGACATCTACGACAAGGCGGCGCCGGACCTGCTCGACGCGCTGGCCGACCTGACCACCACGAGCCGCACCGTCGTGGAGAAGCAGCAGGGACTGTCCGATCTGTACGCGACGGTCACGAACGCGTCCGCGGACCTCACCAGCTTCCTGGAAGTCAACAAGGACAACCTGATCCGGCTCACCACCGCGGTGCAGCCGACGCTCGACGTGCTCGCCGAGTACGCGCCCGAGTACCCGTGCCTGCTCCGCCAGCTGGCGGAGTCCGTGCCGCGGGCCGAGCTGGCGTTCGGCAAGGGCACGGCGCACCCGGAGGTCAGCCGCGTGACCATCGAGTTCTCGGCCAGCCGCGGCAAGTACCTGCCCGGCGTGGACGAGCCGAAGTACGACGACAAGCGCGGCCCGCGCTGTTACCCGGAGGTGCCGAAGCCCGGCCACTGGCCGCAGTACCCGCCGGACGGCGCGATCCAGGACGGCTCCAGCAAGCCCCCGCCGCCGCACGTGCCCGACGAGACGCTGCCGGGGGAGATCACCTCGGGCGCGATCCCGTCCGGCAGTGGGGGGTCGGGCGGCGCGCCCGCAGCGCCGTCGGTGGTCGGCTCGACCGACGAGGACAACTTGATCAACCTGCTCGCCTCGCCGGCCCTCGGCACTTCGCCCGACCAGGTGCCGGGCTGGGCGAGCCTGCTCGTCGGGCCGCTCTACCGCGGGGCGGAGGTGGAGCTGAAATGA
- a CDS encoding glucose 1-dehydrogenase, with product MGRLEGKVALVTGGARGQGEAAVRAFVAEGARVLVADLLDDEGEKLAADLGDAAVFQHLDVGDEDGWVTAVARVQAEFGPPTVLVNNAGVLHFSELARTTLADYERVIRINQIGAFLGMRSVVEPMTGAGGGSIVNVSSVEGLAGMPFLVAYTASKFAIRGMTKVAALELGARGIRVNSVHPGMIDTKMVSEAAGTDVDVSWVGKKVALGRVGRPDEIAKLLVFLASDESSYSTGSEFVADGGATATHALKV from the coding sequence ATGGGCCGGCTCGAAGGCAAGGTCGCGCTGGTCACGGGCGGCGCGCGGGGCCAGGGCGAGGCGGCCGTCCGCGCGTTCGTGGCCGAGGGCGCGCGCGTACTGGTCGCCGACCTGCTCGACGACGAGGGCGAGAAGCTCGCCGCCGACCTCGGTGACGCCGCCGTGTTCCAGCACCTCGACGTCGGCGACGAGGACGGCTGGGTGACGGCCGTCGCGCGCGTCCAGGCCGAGTTCGGGCCGCCGACGGTGCTGGTCAACAACGCCGGTGTACTGCACTTTTCCGAGCTGGCGCGCACCACGCTGGCCGATTACGAGCGCGTGATCCGGATAAACCAGATCGGGGCGTTTCTCGGCATGCGCTCGGTCGTTGAACCCATGACCGGGGCCGGTGGCGGCTCCATCGTGAATGTGTCCTCTGTGGAGGGTCTGGCCGGAATGCCGTTCCTCGTCGCGTACACCGCGAGCAAGTTCGCGATCCGCGGGATGACCAAGGTCGCCGCGCTGGAGCTGGGCGCGCGCGGCATCCGGGTGAACTCCGTCCACCCCGGCATGATCGACACGAAGATGGTCTCCGAAGCGGCCGGCACGGATGTCGACGTGTCGTGGGTCGGCAAGAAGGTCGCGCTCGGCCGGGTCGGCCGGCCGGACGAGATCGCGAAGCTGCTCGTGTTCCTCGCGAGCGACGAAAGCTCCTATTCCACGGGCAGCGAGTTCGTGGCCGACGGCGGGGCCACCGCCACACACGCGTTGAAGGTCTGA